From Orcinus orca chromosome 3, mOrcOrc1.1, whole genome shotgun sequence, a single genomic window includes:
- the NIPAL4 gene encoding magnesium transporter NIPA4: MELPASNTSCENGSLISLYCSSQQVLCQIVGDLSPQVPSSVISSSWQEGFRQNYSFYVGLGLAILSSFLIGSSVILKKKGLQRLVASGATRAVDGGYGYLKDAMWWAGFLTMAAGEVANFGAYAFAPATVVTPLGALSILISAILSSYFLGESLNLLGKLGCVMCVAGSTVMVIHAPEEEKITTIVEMAAKMKDTGYIVFAVLLLVSCLILIFVIAPRYGQRNILIYIVICSVIGAFSVTAVKGLGITIKNFFQGLPVMRHPLPYILSLVLALSLSTQVNFLNKALDIFNTSLVFPIYYVFFTSMVVTSSVVLFKEWHSMSAVDIVGTLSGFVTIILGVFTLHAFKDLDVSRTSLPHMHKNPTPPPAPEPSIVRLEDKNVLVDSIELSSAPSPEKKPEVFIIHS; the protein is encoded by the exons ATGGAGCTGCCGGCCAGCAACACCAGCTGCGAGAACG GTTCCCTGATCAGCCTGTACTGCTCCTCCCAACAAGTCCTGTGCCAGATCGTCGGCGACCTCAGCCCCCAGGTGCCCAGCAGTGTCATCTCCAGCAGCTGGCAGGAGGGGTTCAGGCAGAACTACAGCTTCTACGTCGGCCTGGGGCTGGCCATCCTGTCCAGCTTCCTCATCGGCAGCAGCGTCATCCTCAAGAAGAAGGGCCTCCAGCGACTGGTGGCCTCTGGTGCCACGCGGGCTG TGGACGGAGGCTACGGCTACCTGAAGGATGCAATGTGGTGGGCCGGATTTCTCACCA TGGCTGCCGGAGAAGTTGCCAACTTTGGGGCCTATGCGTTTGCTCCTGCGACAGTCGTCACACCACTGGGAGCGCTGAGTatcctcataag TGCCATCCTTTCCTCGTATTTCCTGGGAGAGAGTCTGAACCTGTTGGGGAAGCTGGGCTGTGTGATGTGTGTGGCCGGCAGCACGGTGATGGTGATACACGCCCCCGAGGAAGAGAAGATCACCACCATCGTGGAGATGGCTGCCAAGATGAAAGACACAG GGTACATCGTGTTTGCTGTGCTTCTGCTGGTGTCCTGCCTCATCCTCATCTTCGTCATCGCCCCACGTTATGGACAAAGGAATATCCTCATCTACATCGTCATCTGCTCTGTGATCGGGGCCTTCTCCGTGACCGCCGTCAAGGGTCTGGGCATCACCATTAAGAACTTCTTCCAGGGGCTGCCAGTTATGCGGCACCCTCTCCCCTACATCCTGTCCCTCGTGCTGGCCCTTTCGCTGAGCACTCAGGTCAATTTCCTCAACAAGGCGCTGGACATCTTTAATACCTCCCTGGTGTTCCCCATCTACTACGTGTTCTTCACCTCGATGGTGGTGACCTCCTCCGTCGTCCTCTTCAAGGAGTGGCACAGCATGTCGGCCGTGGACATTGTGGGCACCCTCTCTGGCTTTGTCACCATCATCCTGGGTGTGTTCACGCTTCACGCTTTCAAAGACCTGGACGTCAGCCGGACCAGCCTGCCCCACATGCACAAAAACCCAACCCCGCCTCCCGCCCCAGAGCCCAGCATCGTTAGACTCGAAGACAAGAATGTTCTTGTGGACAGCATAGAACTCTCCAGCGCCCCGTCACCAGAGAAGAAGCCCGAAGTATTTATAATCCATTCGTAA